Proteins from a genomic interval of Oncorhynchus kisutch isolate 150728-3 linkage group LG28, Okis_V2, whole genome shotgun sequence:
- the LOC109875655 gene encoding cGMP-dependent 3',5'-cyclic phosphodiesterase: MLRWVLIALFRFFRGAGRQVFPPVEEKGAYSNSVQDELLRLATVTDSSSLRDAIRKALQAVLSEVDTVYVYLLDAETGCLWCEEPPHELQKEGKLRNVIVQQRRVQCEGLPSSELQGKQRERLTEPLQQDKRVLIIPILDRDQGVATALLLVCCTLPTIAQEQSLDVLEKHVTIACKRVQALQGQRLTQGSEVNRTPFLSLNRTTPDVDYSALDHQILRLCGELYDLDAASLQLKVIRYLEEQTQSLCCCLLLVSEDNQQLFCQVVGDTVLKAEISFPLTFGHLGQAVEKRKSTSLQDVTPEEHQQLNSTLGFEVLSMLCVPVECRATTKVVALACAFNKKGADRHTELDEHIVQHCFRYTSSVLTSTLAFQKEQRLKYECQALLQVAKNLFTHLDDVSVLLKEIIAEARSLTSAEICSVFLLDSVSHELVAKVFNGGVVIDEETELRIPADQGIAGHVATTGKILNITDAYSHPLFYRAVDDSTGFRTRNILCFPIKDEHGEVIGVAELVNKTNGPWFTRLDEDLATAFSIYCGISIAHSLLYKRVDEAQFRSQLANEMMKYHMMVSDEEVTRLLTVGIQAVGEIHPSFSSFTYTPRSLSDDSTPTAVISMFEDMGFINTYKINMNTLARFCLMVKRGYRDPPYHNWMHAFSVSHFCYLLCKNLELSNYLEDIEMFALFVSCMCHDLDHRGTNNSFQVASKSVLAGLYSSEGSVLERHHFAQAIAILNTQGCNIFEKFSRKDYQRMLDLMRDIILATDLAHHLRILKDLQKMADVGYNTKEPQHHNLLLCLIMTSCDLSDQTKDWKTTWKIAGLIYKEFFSQGDLEKAMGNRPSEMMDREKAYIPELQTGFMEHIAMPIYKLLQDLFPRSVELYDTVASNREQWGRVSHKPGNHSLDYLDAEFEQLQDEQNG, encoded by the exons GATGAATTGCTCCGACTGGCCACAGTCACAGACTCCTCTTCCCTGCGGGATGCCATCAGAAAGGCTCTCCAGGCTGTCCTTTCTGAAGTG GACACTGTATACGTCTATCTATTAGATGCAGAGACAGGATGCTTGTGGTGTGAAGAACCACCTCATGAGCTACAGAAGGAGGGGAAACTCAG GAATGTGATTGTCCAGCAGAGGAGAGTACAGTGTGAGGGTCTTCCTTCCTCAGAGCTgcaggggaaacagagagagagactaacagaacCACTGCAGCAGGACAAAAGag tGTTGATCATTCCAATTCTGGACCGGGACCAAGGAGTAGCTACCGCCCTCCTCTTG GTTTGCTGTACACTGCCCACTATAGCTCAGGAACAAAGCCTTGATGTCCTGGAGAAACAT GTCACCATAGCCTGTAAGAGAGTCCAGGCTTTGCAGGGCCAAAGGCTCAcccaggggtcagaggtcaacaGGACACCATTTCTCTCCCTGAACAGGACAACACCTGATGTGGACTACAGTGCACTGGATCATCAGATCCTGAGGCTTTGCG GAGAGTTGTATGACCTGGATGCTGCCTCTCTCCAACTAAAAGTAATTCGTTAT CTGGAGGAGCAGACTCAATCATTGTGCTGCTGTTTACTTCTGGTATCAGAGGATAACCAACAGCTGTTCTGTcag GTAGTTGGAGACACGGTTCTGAAGGCAGAGATCAGTTTCCCA CTGACATTTGGCCACCTTGGTCAGgctgtggagaagaggaagagcacCTCCCTGCAAGATGTCACTCCA GAGGAACACCAGCAGCTGAACAGCACTCTGGGATTTGAAGTTCTCTCTATGCTGTGTGTTCCTGTTGAGTGTCGGGCCACCACCAAGGTTGTGGCCCTCGCCTGTGCCTTCAACAAAAAAGGAGCAGACAG ACACACAGAGCTGGATGAACACATAGTGCAGCACTGTTTCCGCTACACATCCTCAGTACTGACCAGCACACTGGCCTTCCAGAAGGAACAGAGACTGAAGTATGAATGTCAG GCACTGCTTCAGGTCGCCAAAAACCTCTTCACACATTTGG ATGATGTATCAGTCCTGCTGAAAGAGATTATTGCAGAAGCCAGGAGTCTCACCAGTGCAGAAAT TTGTTCTGTGTTCCTGTTGGACAGTGTCAGTCATGAACTAGTTGCCAAGGTGTTTAATGGAGGAGTGGTTATCGATGAGGAG ACAGAGCTGCGTATCCCTGCTGACCAGGGCATAGCAGGCCATGTGGCCACCACAGGGAAGATCCTCAACATCACAGATGCCTACTCCCACCCTCTCTTCTACCGTGCCGTGGACGACAGCACAGGCTTCAGAACACGCAACATCCTCTGCTTCCCCATAAAGGACGAACATGgag aagTGATTGGTGTGGCTGAGCTGGTCAACAAGACGAATGGACCATGGTTCACCCGTCTGGATGAGGACTTGGCCACAGCCTTCTCCATATACTGTGGCATCAGCATCGCTCAT TCCCTCCTGTATAAGAGGGTCGATGAAGCACAGTTTAGGAGTCAGCTGGCCAATGAGATGATGAAGTACCACATGATG GTGTCAGACGAGGAAGTGACCCGGCTACTGACTGTGGGCATCCAGGCTGTAGGGGAAATACACCCCAGCTTCTCCAGCTTCACCTACACACCTCGCTCCCTGTCAGACGATAGTACACCCACA GCCGTGATCAGCATGTTTGAGGACATGGGCTTCATAAACACCTACAAGATCAACATGAACACGCTGGCCAGGTTTTGTCTGATGGTGAAGAGAGGCTACAGGGATCCTCCATATCACAACTGGATGCACGCGTTTTCAGTCTCTCATTTCTGCTACCTCCTCTGCAAGAACCTGGAGCTATCCAACTACCTAGA GGACATCGAGATGTTTGCTCTTTTTGTGTCCTGCATGTGTCATGACTTGGACCACAGAGGGACCAACAACTCCTTCCAGGTGGCATCG AAATCTGTGTTGGCTGGCCTGTATAGTTCTGAGGGATCTGTGCTGGAG AGACACCACTTTGCTCAGGCGATCGCCATCCTCAACACCCAGGGCTGCAATATCTTTGAGAAGTTCTCCAGAAAG GACTACCAGAGGATGCTTGACCTGATGAGGGACATCATCCTGGCCACAGACTTGGCTCATCACCTACGGATCCTGAAGGATCTACAGAAAATGGCAGATG TGGGCTACAACACCAAAGAACCTCAGCACCATAACCTGCTACTGTGCCTGATCATGACCTCATGTGACCTCTCTGACCAGACCAAAGACTGGAAGACCACCTGGAAGATCGCA GGACTCATTTACAAGGAATTCTTTTCTCAAGGAGATCTG GAGAAGGCTATGGGGAACCGTCCCAGTGAGATGATGGACAGAGAGAAGGCCTACATCCCAGAGCTACAGACAGGCTTCATGGAGCACATAGCCATGCCCATCTACAA ACTCCTCCAGGACCTGTTCCCCAGGTCGGTAGAGCTGTATGACACCGTGGCCAGCAATAGAGAACAGTGGGGCAGGGTCTCTCACAAGCCGGGAAACCATTCTCTGGATTATCTAGATGCAGAGTTTGAGCAGCTACAGGACGAGCAGAATGGATAG